One Granulicella sp. 5B5 DNA window includes the following coding sequences:
- a CDS encoding nucleotidyltransferase domain-containing protein, with amino-acid sequence MANSRVFGSVLHGDDGDGSDLDLLIDAPPRASLLEIAKVQVAIEDAVGVPVDLLTPDSLPVKFRNQVVAEALPL; translated from the coding sequence ATGGCGAACTCGCGCGTCTTCGGCTCGGTCTTGCACGGCGACGACGGCGACGGCAGCGATCTCGATCTGTTGATCGACGCCCCACCTCGCGCCAGCCTGTTGGAGATCGCAAAAGTGCAGGTCGCCATCGAGGATGCCGTTGGTGTTCCGGTTGATCTGTTGACGCCCGATTCTTTGCCCGTAAAGTTCCGCAATCAGGTTGTCGCGGAAGCCTTGCCGCTATGA
- a CDS encoding APC family permease, with amino-acid sequence MSQTPPQLERTLTLRGAVTLNLLDMIGVGPFLTLPLLLGAMGGPQAMLGWVLGALLAACDGLVWAELGAAMPEAGGTYYYLAKIFPGRLGRWLSFLFVFQLCISAPLSMASGCIGLAQYAGFLSPALVSHAAVHALHLGPYSFGVTAGRATLIAIATVVLAVVLLYRRLSEMRVMGAVLLTLVLITMGWAIVTGLLHGQMARVFAFPPGAFRLDHSFFAGLGSAMLIATYDYWGYYNVTFLGGETREPGRTIPRAVLLSIAVVAVLYLALNTSVLAVLGAPATIAAGSSLGARRALIAEVMQVAYAPSLGAHTAMLLGRVAAVLVMVTAFASVFSLLLGYSRIPFAAARDGNFPAVFGRLHPTRGFPYVSLLALGGVACLFCFFSLADVIAALVVLRIVLQFSLQHIGVIALRLRRPELPRPFKLWLYPLPPLLALAGFGYIVVSRPNFKRELLLATIVAVAGSLFFAVRSIFQRGVAASRPAAGDVL; translated from the coding sequence GTGTCGCAGACACCACCTCAGCTCGAACGCACGCTAACGCTGCGCGGCGCCGTGACGCTCAATCTGCTGGACATGATTGGCGTGGGCCCGTTTCTGACGCTGCCCCTGCTGCTGGGCGCGATGGGCGGCCCGCAGGCGATGCTGGGCTGGGTACTGGGCGCTCTGCTGGCGGCGTGCGACGGCCTGGTGTGGGCCGAGCTCGGCGCGGCGATGCCGGAGGCTGGTGGGACGTACTACTACCTGGCGAAGATCTTTCCGGGACGGCTGGGGCGGTGGCTGAGCTTTCTCTTTGTGTTTCAGCTGTGCATCTCGGCGCCACTGTCGATGGCGAGCGGGTGCATCGGGCTGGCGCAGTATGCGGGGTTTCTATCGCCGGCGCTGGTGTCGCACGCGGCGGTGCATGCGCTGCACCTCGGGCCGTACAGCTTCGGCGTAACGGCGGGTCGTGCGACGTTGATCGCGATTGCGACGGTTGTGCTGGCCGTGGTGCTGCTGTACCGGCGCCTGTCGGAGATGCGCGTAATGGGTGCCGTGCTGCTGACGCTGGTGCTCATCACGATGGGTTGGGCGATTGTCACCGGGCTGCTGCACGGACAGATGGCGCGGGTGTTTGCATTTCCGCCGGGAGCGTTTCGGTTGGACCACAGCTTCTTCGCGGGGCTGGGCTCTGCGATGCTGATTGCGACCTACGACTACTGGGGGTACTACAACGTGACGTTCCTCGGCGGTGAGACGCGTGAGCCGGGGCGGACGATCCCGCGCGCTGTGCTGCTGTCGATTGCAGTTGTCGCGGTGCTGTACCTGGCGTTGAACACGAGCGTGCTCGCGGTGCTCGGTGCGCCTGCGACGATTGCCGCAGGCAGCTCGCTTGGCGCGCGGCGGGCGCTGATTGCGGAGGTGATGCAGGTTGCCTATGCGCCGTCGCTGGGCGCGCACACGGCGATGTTGCTGGGGCGCGTAGCCGCGGTGCTGGTGATGGTGACAGCCTTTGCGAGCGTGTTCTCGCTGCTGCTGGGCTACTCGCGGATACCGTTCGCTGCGGCGCGCGATGGCAACTTCCCGGCGGTGTTCGGGCGGCTGCATCCGACGCGCGGGTTTCCGTACGTGTCGCTGCTGGCGCTGGGCGGCGTGGCGTGCCTGTTCTGCTTCTTCTCGCTGGCGGACGTCATCGCGGCGCTGGTAGTTCTTCGGATTGTGCTGCAGTTTTCGTTGCAGCACATCGGTGTGATTGCGCTGCGGTTACGCAGGCCGGAGCTGCCGCGTCCGTTCAAATTGTGGTTGTATCCGCTGCCTCCGCTGTTGGCGCTGGCGGGGTTTGGCTATATCGTGGTCTCGCGGCCGAACTTCAAGCGCGAGTTGTTGTTAGCGACGATCGTTGCGGTCGCCGGATCGCTGTTTTTTGCAGTGCGGTCGATATTCCAGCGCGGTGTTGCGGCATCCAGACCCGCGGCTGGTGACGTACTGTAA
- the msrP gene encoding protein-methionine-sulfoxide reductase catalytic subunit MsrP — MLLRTETPIPSSEITPKEVFESFKMTRRRVLSGLGAVGAAAATAGLPQVALGESPLKYVGSKYTVPDRAITPEAKAKSYNNFYEFGEDKGDPARNAHTLKTYPWSVKIEGLCKNPQTIDLYKMAGLAPIEQRVYRFRCVEAWSMVIPWDGYSLSELIKVADPLPSAKFVQFISLEDSKTEMLPSGIQWPYSEGLRIDEAMNPLTLLTFGSYGETLANQQGAPVRVIVPWKYGFKSPKSIVRIKFVKSMPSTTWNELAPDEYGFYSNVNPTVDHPRWTQAHERLLNTNSIFPKVVPTLMFNGYSDQVASMYAGMDLRKNY, encoded by the coding sequence ATGCTGTTGCGAACTGAAACGCCGATCCCATCGTCAGAGATTACGCCTAAGGAAGTGTTTGAATCCTTCAAGATGACGCGGCGGCGTGTGCTGTCTGGACTCGGTGCGGTTGGCGCTGCAGCGGCGACGGCGGGTCTGCCGCAGGTGGCGCTCGGTGAATCGCCGTTGAAGTACGTGGGCTCGAAGTACACGGTGCCCGACCGCGCTATAACGCCCGAGGCGAAGGCGAAGAGCTACAACAACTTCTATGAGTTTGGCGAAGATAAAGGCGATCCGGCCCGCAATGCGCATACGCTAAAGACGTATCCGTGGTCGGTGAAGATTGAGGGTCTGTGCAAGAATCCTCAGACGATCGACCTGTACAAGATGGCCGGGCTGGCGCCGATTGAGCAGCGCGTGTACCGCTTCCGCTGCGTGGAGGCGTGGTCGATGGTGATCCCGTGGGACGGCTACTCGCTCTCGGAGTTGATCAAGGTGGCCGACCCTCTGCCGAGCGCGAAGTTTGTGCAGTTCATCTCGCTGGAAGACTCGAAGACGGAGATGCTGCCCAGCGGCATTCAGTGGCCTTATAGCGAGGGCCTGCGCATCGACGAGGCGATGAACCCGCTGACCCTGCTGACCTTCGGCAGCTATGGTGAGACGCTCGCGAACCAGCAGGGCGCTCCGGTGCGTGTGATCGTGCCGTGGAAGTATGGCTTCAAAAGCCCAAAGTCGATTGTGCGGATCAAGTTTGTGAAGAGCATGCCGTCGACGACGTGGAACGAGCTTGCGCCGGATGAGTACGGATTCTACAGCAACGTGAACCCCACGGTAGACCATCCGCGCTGGACGCAGGCGCATGAGCGGTTGCTGAACACGAACAGCATCTTTCCCAAGGTGGTGCCGACGCTGATGTTCAATGGCTACAGCGACCAGGTGGCCTCCATGTATGCAGGCATGGACCTGCGGAAGAACTACTAG
- a CDS encoding ribonuclease HII produces MSALQIPVTKVFPRAVTETSSKMARLKLLKCTDKHERQLRAQGFATLAGVDEVGRGCLFGSVVAAAVILPEKLSRLKKLGLRDSKQLPEPARAELDREVRAIALAVSIAEVDPATIDRVNIYQASRLAMLRAVQGLSIAPDHLLIDAMLLDHPCAQTKLIYGDSLSLSIAAASVVAKVYRDAQMVALDAQFPQYGLAAHKGYATPTHRRALVEHGPCEYHRRSFAPVAALLAGSLFPEEFQSEDNLLEEDAWDPD; encoded by the coding sequence ATGTCCGCGTTACAGATTCCTGTTACCAAAGTCTTTCCCCGCGCCGTTACTGAAACCTCCAGTAAGATGGCGCGCCTGAAGCTTCTAAAGTGCACGGACAAACACGAACGGCAGCTACGCGCTCAGGGCTTCGCCACCCTGGCGGGCGTGGACGAGGTCGGGCGTGGCTGCCTCTTTGGATCAGTGGTCGCTGCGGCCGTCATCCTGCCGGAAAAACTATCCCGGTTGAAGAAGCTTGGCCTGCGAGACTCCAAGCAGTTGCCCGAACCAGCCCGCGCCGAGCTCGACCGCGAGGTCCGCGCCATCGCTCTGGCCGTCAGCATCGCCGAGGTCGACCCCGCGACCATCGACCGCGTAAACATCTACCAGGCCTCGCGGCTGGCCATGCTGCGCGCCGTGCAGGGCCTCTCCATCGCGCCCGATCACCTGCTGATCGATGCCATGCTGCTCGACCACCCCTGCGCACAGACCAAGCTCATCTACGGCGACTCGCTGAGCCTCTCCATCGCTGCCGCCTCGGTCGTTGCCAAGGTGTATCGCGATGCGCAGATGGTCGCACTCGATGCCCAGTTCCCGCAGTATGGGCTGGCCGCGCACAAGGGCTACGCCACGCCGACGCATCGCCGCGCGCTTGTTGAGCACGGCCCCTGCGAGTACCATCGCCGCAGCTTTGCGCCGGTGGCAGCGCTGCTAGCTGGATCGCTCTTTCCAGAAGAATTCCAGAGTGAAGACAACCTGCTTGAGGAGGATGCTTGGGACCCAGATTGA
- a CDS encoding PIG-L family deacetylase encodes MKLLPSLGLAATLAVVPSHIFAAQTPTKTFFDPANLRGEHVQPLDGHELPIDQGALGLQQMLRRLNTRASILNIVAHPDDEDGGMLTFYSRGRGARVADLSLNRGEGGQNAMTPDFEDALGLLRTQELLACDRYSGIHQFFGTEVDFGFSKTKEEAFSKWTHQRVLYDVVRAIRLYRPLVLTATFIGGVTDGHGQHQVSGEIAQEAFKAAGDPSVFPELTAEGILPWQPLKVYARVPMFAISDKGLFDYATNQYIPARFVNYVTGQVSTTPPTTDVVVHEGESDPLLTAAEGKPFSYVQFARMGLGMQKSQIGPGLRVPPAGKFDVAYHRYGSMLPADRQKQDESSFFDGIDTSIEGIATLAPSAPKYLRESLHMLGAQISNTTQAFDAAHPEKIAPQLADALQQTTVLISRVEGDSFNPEQKESVLHELRVKRVQLNSALALALGLNYDATNSDIDHPAGNGISVWSQVRTASSETLHGKATWLTNSAGGIEKPDNVSEDRNQLTVDHPLAVTLTAHPYFTTLISQPYFYRKNIEAPVYELRRPELRDAPVTPPALTAWTDVEYRGTTIELGRIVHDGPQPIQIVPAVNLALSSNAQVLPEGTRSLDLTATATSAYHRDSSYKVVKHEKPSASPSVHLQVPALWSAKQAGPVSGDLTAFIVTPPADLRAPASLTATVSLPTVAEYTEGYRAIGYGDLPRTDYYTPAVDRIVPVDLKLPSNGKLRIGYLPGTGDSVPEALASIGLKPEILTVADLTAGKLGHFDTVILGVRTYAAHPELHGAPTQALLAYARGGGNVVVQYQTAEFTADDAPYPLTLGSDAERVVDETDPVALLDPASPLLSTPNRITPADFNGWIEERGHGFLGSWDAHYTALTEVHDPGAPAEGVRPEEPQRGGLITTQLGKGRWTYLAFAVYRQLPEAVPGAYRLFVNLLNR; translated from the coding sequence ATGAAGCTGCTACCTTCGCTTGGCCTCGCTGCCACACTGGCTGTGGTCCCATCCCACATCTTCGCCGCGCAAACGCCCACAAAGACCTTCTTCGACCCTGCCAACCTCCGCGGCGAGCACGTGCAGCCCCTCGACGGCCACGAACTGCCCATCGACCAGGGTGCGCTCGGCCTGCAGCAGATGCTGCGCCGCCTGAACACCCGCGCCTCCATCCTCAACATCGTAGCCCACCCTGACGACGAGGACGGTGGCATGTTGACCTTCTACTCCCGCGGCCGCGGCGCACGCGTCGCCGACCTCTCGCTCAATCGCGGCGAAGGCGGCCAGAACGCGATGACCCCCGACTTCGAGGATGCTCTCGGCCTGCTCCGCACGCAGGAGCTGCTGGCCTGCGACCGCTACTCCGGCATCCACCAGTTCTTCGGTACCGAGGTCGACTTCGGCTTCTCCAAGACCAAGGAAGAGGCCTTCTCCAAGTGGACGCACCAGCGCGTGCTCTATGACGTCGTACGCGCCATCCGCCTCTATCGACCGCTGGTGCTCACCGCCACCTTCATCGGCGGCGTCACAGACGGCCATGGCCAGCACCAAGTCTCCGGCGAGATCGCGCAGGAGGCCTTCAAAGCCGCCGGCGATCCCAGCGTCTTCCCCGAGCTCACAGCCGAGGGCATCCTGCCCTGGCAGCCGCTCAAGGTCTATGCGCGCGTGCCCATGTTCGCCATCTCCGACAAGGGCCTCTTCGACTACGCCACGAACCAGTACATCCCGGCGCGCTTCGTCAACTACGTCACTGGACAAGTCTCCACTACGCCGCCCACAACCGACGTCGTCGTCCACGAGGGTGAAAGCGACCCGCTGCTCACCGCAGCCGAGGGCAAGCCATTCAGCTACGTGCAGTTCGCGCGGATGGGTCTCGGCATGCAGAAATCGCAGATCGGCCCCGGCCTGCGCGTGCCGCCCGCAGGCAAATTTGACGTCGCCTACCACCGCTACGGCTCCATGCTGCCCGCCGACAGGCAGAAGCAGGACGAGTCCAGCTTCTTCGACGGCATCGATACCAGCATCGAAGGCATCGCCACCCTCGCACCCAGCGCACCGAAGTATCTGCGCGAGTCTCTCCACATGCTTGGCGCACAGATCTCAAACACAACGCAGGCCTTTGACGCTGCCCACCCGGAAAAGATCGCGCCGCAGCTTGCCGATGCCCTGCAGCAGACCACCGTACTGATCTCGCGGGTCGAAGGGGACAGCTTCAACCCTGAGCAGAAGGAGAGCGTTCTGCATGAGCTGCGCGTCAAAAGAGTTCAACTCAACAGCGCGCTCGCCCTCGCGCTGGGCCTCAACTACGACGCCACCAACAGCGACATCGACCATCCCGCAGGCAACGGCATCTCCGTCTGGTCGCAGGTGCGCACCGCTTCGTCTGAGACGCTTCATGGCAAGGCCACCTGGCTCACCAACAGCGCAGGCGGCATCGAAAAACCGGACAATGTAAGCGAAGACCGCAACCAGCTCACGGTCGATCACCCGCTCGCCGTCACGCTAACCGCGCACCCCTACTTCACCACGCTCATCTCGCAGCCGTACTTCTATCGCAAGAACATCGAGGCTCCGGTCTATGAACTCCGCCGCCCTGAGCTGCGCGATGCACCCGTCACGCCCCCAGCCCTCACGGCATGGACGGATGTCGAGTATCGCGGCACCACCATCGAACTGGGCCGCATCGTGCATGATGGGCCGCAGCCCATCCAGATCGTCCCGGCCGTCAACCTAGCGCTCTCTTCCAACGCACAAGTCCTGCCGGAAGGCACCCGCAGCCTCGATCTCACAGCGACGGCCACCTCCGCCTACCACCGCGACAGCTCCTATAAGGTCGTCAAACACGAGAAGCCGTCCGCGTCTCCCTCCGTCCACCTGCAAGTGCCCGCGCTGTGGTCTGCCAAACAAGCTGGGCCCGTCTCCGGCGATCTCACCGCGTTCATCGTCACACCACCGGCGGACCTGCGCGCGCCCGCAAGCCTGACAGCCACCGTAAGCCTGCCTACAGTGGCCGAATACACCGAAGGCTACCGCGCCATCGGTTACGGTGACCTGCCGCGCACCGATTACTACACACCCGCCGTCGACCGCATCGTCCCCGTCGATCTCAAGCTTCCGTCCAACGGCAAGCTTCGCATCGGCTATCTCCCCGGCACGGGCGACTCCGTACCCGAGGCCCTCGCCTCCATCGGGCTCAAGCCTGAGATTCTCACCGTCGCCGACCTCACTGCTGGCAAGCTCGGCCACTTCGATACCGTCATCCTCGGCGTGCGCACCTATGCCGCGCACCCTGAACTCCACGGCGCGCCGACGCAGGCGCTGCTGGCCTACGCCCGCGGCGGCGGCAACGTCGTCGTCCAGTACCAGACCGCCGAGTTCACCGCCGACGATGCCCCCTATCCGCTCACCCTCGGGAGCGACGCCGAAAGGGTCGTCGACGAGACCGACCCAGTCGCGCTCCTTGATCCCGCCTCGCCGCTGCTCTCCACGCCCAACCGCATCACGCCCGCCGACTTCAACGGCTGGATCGAAGAGCGCGGCCACGGCTTCCTCGGCTCCTGGGACGCGCACTACACGGCTCTCACCGAGGTCCACGACCCCGGCGCTCCTGCCGAAGGCGTGCGGCCCGAGGAGCCGCAGCGCGGCGGTCTCATCACCACGCAGCTCGGCAAAGGCCGCTGGACATACCTCGCGTTTGCCGTCTACCGCCAGTTGCCGGAGGCCGTGCCCGGCGCCTATCGCCTCTTCGTCAACCTGCTCAACAGGTAG
- a CDS encoding protein-methionine-sulfoxide reductase heme-binding subunit MsrQ: protein MPTRAVPYLKIVVHILCLLPALYLWHVYSSGALALMADPVNYITHFTGNWALWILLTDLAITPVRRLNSGLAWLIRFRRMVGLYACFYATLHLMTYVFLFSGYDVPTALAGLRAGHLLEPWNQFRIIWPTMVDDVEKRRFIQVGLLAWLILLSLAVTSPQRIMRAMGGKNWQRLHRLIYVAGIAAVVHYIWLVKTGVRTPYKYAVMLAVLLLARVAYSLWKRWKKPGTAPVQKVAA from the coding sequence ATGCCGACACGCGCTGTTCCTTACCTGAAGATCGTGGTGCACATCCTGTGCCTCTTGCCCGCGCTGTATCTGTGGCACGTGTACAGCAGCGGCGCGCTGGCGCTGATGGCTGACCCGGTGAACTACATCACCCACTTCACAGGCAACTGGGCGCTGTGGATTCTGCTGACTGACCTTGCGATCACTCCGGTGCGCCGCCTGAACAGTGGACTGGCATGGCTCATCCGGTTCCGGCGCATGGTGGGGCTGTATGCGTGCTTCTATGCGACGCTGCACCTGATGACCTATGTGTTCCTCTTTAGCGGCTATGACGTGCCGACGGCGCTGGCAGGCCTGCGTGCCGGGCATCTGCTGGAGCCGTGGAACCAGTTCAGGATCATCTGGCCGACGATGGTGGACGACGTGGAGAAGCGAAGGTTTATCCAGGTGGGGCTGCTGGCGTGGTTGATCCTGCTGTCGCTGGCCGTGACCTCGCCGCAGCGGATCATGCGGGCGATGGGTGGCAAGAACTGGCAGCGGCTGCATCGGTTGATCTATGTGGCTGGTATCGCTGCGGTGGTCCACTACATCTGGCTGGTCAAGACGGGCGTGCGTACCCCCTATAAGTACGCGGTGATGTTGGCTGTGCTGCTGCTGGCGCGGGTTGCCTACTCGCTGTGGAAGCGGTGGAAGAAGCCGGGCACGGCCCCGGTGCAAAAGGTTGCGGCCTAA
- a CDS encoding PIG-L family deacetylase translates to MCVVAHPDDECVGFGGALALANERGAQTSVICLTDGQAATNRGDSSSAAELGAMRRAEFAASCKVLGTTEHELLDYQDAQLEFASVSEMAGKLVGHMRRFRPQIVITFSGDGGMNTHPDHSMVSFATTAAFHWAGSPKRFPALGELYRPQRLYYLSTQYFLPERLAPLPPPWSLSLDIGGVFVRKLEAFRAHSSQAPLIKIVEPLWRSHPLQEVYTLAAATEPQSAHTSTDLFEGIVVD, encoded by the coding sequence ATGTGCGTTGTGGCACACCCTGACGATGAGTGCGTGGGATTCGGCGGCGCGTTAGCCCTGGCTAACGAACGCGGTGCCCAGACCAGCGTGATCTGCCTCACCGATGGTCAGGCAGCCACCAACCGCGGTGATTCCAGCAGTGCCGCTGAGCTGGGCGCGATGCGCCGCGCCGAGTTCGCTGCAAGCTGCAAGGTCCTCGGCACGACCGAGCACGAGCTGCTCGACTACCAGGACGCGCAACTTGAGTTCGCAAGCGTCTCCGAGATGGCGGGCAAGCTTGTGGGGCACATGCGGCGCTTCCGTCCGCAGATCGTCATCACCTTCAGCGGCGACGGCGGCATGAACACGCACCCCGATCACTCCATGGTCTCCTTTGCGACGACCGCCGCCTTCCACTGGGCAGGGTCGCCCAAGCGCTTCCCTGCCCTCGGCGAGCTCTACCGGCCGCAGCGGCTGTACTACCTCTCCACGCAGTATTTTCTGCCCGAGCGCCTCGCTCCCCTGCCCCCGCCGTGGAGCCTCTCGCTCGACATCGGCGGCGTCTTCGTGCGCAAGCTTGAGGCATTCCGCGCCCATAGCTCGCAGGCACCGCTGATCAAAATTGTTGAGCCGCTGTGGCGCAGCCATCCGCTGCAGGAGGTTTACACGCTGGCCGCCGCCACAGAGCCGCAGTCCGCGCACACCTCAACCGACCTCTTCGAAGGCATTGTCGTCGACTAG
- the rplS gene encoding 50S ribosomal protein L19, protein MSIHPIMQKLADKLQRTDLPDFAPGDTVRVQVKIKEGDKERLQAFEGMVIATRKGPQGTFTVRKMSFGQGVERIFPYNSKVVDKVEKIRSYKVRRSKLFYLRGLRGKAARLREVERSA, encoded by the coding sequence ATGTCAATTCATCCGATTATGCAGAAGCTGGCCGACAAGCTCCAGCGCACAGACCTCCCTGACTTCGCCCCGGGCGACACCGTCCGCGTGCAGGTGAAGATCAAAGAAGGCGACAAGGAGCGTCTGCAGGCGTTCGAGGGCATGGTCATTGCCACTCGCAAGGGCCCGCAGGGCACGTTTACCGTTCGCAAGATGAGCTTCGGCCAGGGCGTCGAGCGCATCTTCCCCTACAACTCGAAGGTCGTGGACAAGGTCGAGAAGATTCGCAGCTACAAGGTGCGCCGCTCGAAGCTGTTCTACCTGCGTGGTCTCCGCGGCAAGGCTGCCCGTCTGCGCGAGGTCGAGCGCTCCGCGTAA
- a CDS encoding DUF1800 domain-containing protein gives MKLVCVTLLWVLAAVPPVLHAQDTDAAQDPMQKRAAATFANKAHVEAKHGKTATLTPLTPRERVEQLLDRFTFGPTPGELDQVLAEGADAWLTRQMQPGSINDGALARRLNDYPTVSMTPAQAMAVFPDRAQINAVANGTEEPPDDPLLHAVFDVQYSKLMQEREKKKVDGAVAAEPTEEERAAQKKLDQDKASQLFGELFALPKNQRMKAILALPVSDKIVLTTNGNLTGDQRNHLFADFAPREREAFQAMVGNVSSSGNLINELSQARVVRDILSERQLEAVMTAFWFNHFNIYAPKGSDQWYTASYERDVIRAHALSNFRDLLLATAESPAMMVYLDNWLSIGPDSLADGVNPQNPKSKKGNKGLNENYGREVMELHTVGVNGGYTQADVTSLSAILTGWGIDRPNDGGPFQFDYKRHEPGPKLWYGYIIDDNGNVTKIDPHKPVSAASLRAAGDMATPNSMKQGLAALNILANAPSTAHFISYLLAQYFVADDPPPALVDRLQKVFMDSHGDIKTVLRAIVASPEFNSRQYFHNKVKTPEEFIASAFRATATDPQNPGALVNQLNVMGMPLYRALPPTGYYLTADKWMNSTALVDRLNFAYQLTNSRFAGQKFDAAKVVALGLLSAPPSTPANGTQVTLHVLESTMIGAPVSAQTNQLIDKQLAQQPPNTTPSDTLNLLTALVMGSPEFQLR, from the coding sequence ATGAAGCTCGTCTGCGTCACTCTTCTTTGGGTCCTGGCTGCCGTGCCGCCTGTGCTTCACGCGCAGGACACCGATGCTGCGCAAGATCCAATGCAAAAGCGTGCGGCTGCAACGTTTGCGAACAAGGCGCATGTCGAAGCGAAGCATGGGAAGACGGCCACTCTTACACCGTTGACGCCGCGTGAGCGCGTGGAGCAGTTGCTGGACCGGTTCACCTTTGGGCCGACGCCGGGTGAGCTGGATCAGGTGCTTGCGGAAGGGGCGGATGCGTGGCTCACGCGTCAGATGCAACCGGGATCGATCAACGACGGCGCGCTGGCGCGGCGGCTCAACGACTATCCAACGGTTTCGATGACGCCTGCACAGGCGATGGCGGTATTTCCCGATCGTGCGCAGATCAACGCCGTGGCGAACGGCACGGAGGAGCCGCCGGATGATCCGCTGCTGCATGCGGTCTTCGATGTGCAGTACTCCAAGCTGATGCAGGAGCGCGAAAAGAAGAAGGTGGACGGCGCGGTTGCGGCGGAGCCGACGGAAGAAGAGAGGGCCGCGCAGAAGAAGCTGGACCAGGACAAGGCTTCGCAGCTCTTCGGCGAGTTGTTTGCTCTGCCGAAGAACCAGCGGATGAAGGCGATCCTCGCGCTGCCGGTGAGCGACAAGATCGTGCTGACGACCAACGGCAATCTCACGGGCGATCAGCGCAACCATCTGTTCGCGGACTTTGCGCCGCGCGAGCGCGAGGCGTTCCAGGCAATGGTCGGCAACGTGAGCTCGTCCGGCAATCTGATCAATGAGCTGTCGCAGGCGCGTGTGGTGCGGGACATCCTTTCCGAACGGCAGCTTGAGGCCGTGATGACGGCGTTCTGGTTCAACCACTTCAACATCTACGCGCCCAAGGGCTCCGACCAGTGGTACACCGCGAGCTATGAGCGCGATGTGATCCGCGCGCATGCGCTAAGCAACTTCCGCGACCTGCTGCTCGCAACGGCGGAGTCGCCCGCGATGATGGTGTATCTGGACAACTGGCTGTCGATCGGGCCGGACTCTCTGGCCGATGGCGTGAACCCGCAGAACCCGAAGTCGAAGAAGGGCAACAAGGGGCTGAACGAGAACTACGGCCGCGAGGTAATGGAGCTGCACACGGTAGGAGTGAACGGCGGCTACACGCAGGCTGACGTGACGTCGCTCTCGGCGATCCTTACAGGGTGGGGCATCGACCGGCCCAACGATGGCGGGCCGTTTCAGTTCGACTACAAACGGCATGAGCCGGGGCCGAAGCTTTGGTATGGGTACATCATCGACGATAACGGCAATGTGACGAAGATCGACCCGCACAAGCCCGTCTCAGCCGCGAGCCTGAGGGCGGCAGGCGACATGGCGACCCCAAACAGTATGAAGCAAGGACTGGCCGCATTGAACATCCTGGCGAACGCACCATCGACGGCGCACTTCATCAGCTATTTGCTGGCGCAGTATTTTGTAGCGGACGATCCACCCCCCGCGCTGGTGGACAGGCTACAGAAGGTCTTCATGGACTCGCATGGAGACATCAAGACCGTGCTGCGCGCGATTGTGGCATCGCCGGAGTTCAACTCGCGGCAGTACTTCCACAACAAGGTGAAGACGCCGGAGGAGTTCATCGCGTCGGCGTTCCGCGCCACGGCCACGGACCCCCAAAACCCGGGCGCACTGGTGAACCAGCTGAATGTGATGGGCATGCCGTTGTATCGCGCGCTGCCGCCCACGGGCTACTACCTCACCGCGGACAAGTGGATGAACTCGACCGCGTTAGTGGACAGGCTGAACTTCGCGTATCAGCTGACGAACAGCCGCTTCGCCGGGCAGAAGTTCGATGCGGCGAAGGTGGTTGCGCTGGGACTGCTCAGCGCGCCGCCCTCGACTCCGGCGAACGGTACGCAGGTGACGCTGCATGTGCTGGAGTCGACGATGATTGGCGCGCCCGTCTCCGCGCAGACCAACCAGTTGATCGACAAACAGCTCGCGCAGCAACCGCCGAACACGACGCCAAGCGACACGCTGAACCTGCTCACGGCGCTGGTGATGGGCTCGCCGGAGTTCCAGCTGCGCTAG